One Polypterus senegalus isolate Bchr_013 chromosome 10, ASM1683550v1, whole genome shotgun sequence DNA segment encodes these proteins:
- the LOC120537161 gene encoding protein sprouty homolog 3, with protein sequence MEPDLAELQPVQVLSIDQIRSIRVNNDYVDRPFTSTTHSNPTISQQQQSQKIDWTQERPFSNDLHRSQSHQHHHHVSHQSHLSRSSTISSVSRSSTASDQRLLTGLTPSHSGQAFIRAQPKGELKPEDLVKGVVTSPNLSQHQLICEHCGKCKCEECCAPRTLPSCWVCDQRCLCSLESIVEYGTCLCCVKGIFYHCSSDDEDNCADQPCSCSQGHACSRWAAMSVLSIFLPCLCCYLPAKGCLTICQRSYDRMQRPGCRCSNTNTVCRKISSTSTPTPFPKNLEKPV encoded by the coding sequence ATGGAACCAGACCTGGCAGAGCTGCAGCCAGTGCAGGTTCTGTCAATTGACCAGATCCGCTCCATCAGGGTCAACAATGACTATGTGGACAGACCGTTCACTTCTACAACCCATTCCAATCCAACCATTTCACAACAGCAGCAGTCACAAAAAATTGACTGGACACAGGAGAGACCATTCAGCAATGATCTCCACAGGAGTCAAAGCCATCAACACCATCATCATGTCAGCCATCAGTCACATCTCAGTCGTTCCAGCACTATTAGCTCTGTGTCTCGAAGTAGCACAGCATCTGACCAAAGACTGTTAACTGGTCTGACACCCTCCCATTCAGGCCAGGCCTTTATAAGAGCTCAGCCCAAAGGTGAACTCAAGCCAGAGGACCTTGTAAAGGGTGTGGTGACCAGTCCAAATCTTAGTCAACATCAACTGATCTGTGAGCACTGTGGGAAATGCAAATGTGAGGAATGTTGTGCCCCAAGAACACTTCCTTCCTGCTGGGTTTGTGACCAGAGGTGTCTCTGCTCCCTAGAAAGCATAGTGGAATATGGAACTTGTCTGTGCTGTGTGAAAGGCATCTTCTACCATTGTTCCAGTGATGATGAGGATAACTGTGCTGACCAGCCATGCTCATGTAGCCAGGGCCATGCCTGTTCCCGCTGGGCAGCAATGAGCGTTCTGTCAATCTTTCTTCCATGCCTCTGCTGCTACCTGCCAGCTAAAGGCTGCCTAACCATCTGCCAGAGAAGCTACGACCGTATGCAGAGGCCAGGGTGCCGGTGCAGCAATACCAACACAGTTTGCCGAAAGATCTCCTCCACCTCCACACCAACTCCTTTCCCGAAAAATCTTGAGAAGCCAGTATGA